The proteins below are encoded in one region of Thermodesulfobacteriota bacterium:
- a CDS encoding ABC transporter permease, which yields MNDSPRLAALLRRTARHRGAAAGMAVLAVLILAALLAPVLAPYDPYVQFLDEGLTGPGRAHWLGQDKFGRDVLSRLIHGARLSLAVGIGTVSISLAVGLLLGSLAGFLGGRTDRAFTAACDVLMAFPGILLAIGIAAVRGPSFGNVLFALSVLGWVGYARVIRAQVLKVKAMEFVESARAVGAPPSRMLLAHILPNALSPILVEATFGIARAIVAEAGLSFLGLGVAPPAASWGSMIGDGRHFLFVAPHLVTAPGAAILLTVMAFNFVGDGLRDALDART from the coding sequence ATGAATGATTCCCCGCGCCTTGCCGCGCTGCTGCGCCGGACCGCCCGCCACAGGGGGGCGGCGGCCGGCATGGCCGTGCTCGCCGTCCTGATCCTGGCCGCCCTTCTCGCCCCGGTCCTGGCGCCGTACGACCCCTACGTCCAGTTTCTCGACGAGGGGCTCACCGGGCCGGGCCGCGCGCACTGGCTCGGGCAGGACAAGTTCGGGCGCGACGTGCTTTCGCGGCTGATCCATGGCGCGCGCTTGTCGCTCGCGGTGGGGATCGGGACGGTGTCGATCTCGCTGGCGGTCGGGCTGCTCCTCGGCTCGCTGGCGGGGTTCCTCGGCGGGCGGACCGACCGCGCCTTCACCGCCGCCTGCGACGTGCTGATGGCCTTCCCCGGCATCCTGCTGGCCATCGGGATCGCCGCGGTTCGCGGCCCCTCCTTCGGCAACGTGCTCTTCGCGCTGTCCGTATTAGGCTGGGTCGGCTACGCCCGGGTGATCCGGGCGCAGGTGCTCAAGGTGAAGGCGATGGAGTTCGTCGAGTCGGCGCGGGCGGTGGGAGCCCCGCCGTCGCGGATGCTGCTGGCCCACATCCTCCCCAACGCCCTCTCCCCCATCCTCGTCGAGGCGACCTTCGGCATCGCGCGCGCCATCGTCGCGGAGGCGGGGCTCTCGTTCCTCGGGCTCGGGGTGGCGCCGCCGGCGGCCTCCTGGGGCTCGATGATCGGCGACGGGCGGCACTTCCTCTTCGTCGCGCCGCACCTGGTGACGGCGCCGGGCGCGGCGATCCTGCTCACGGTGATGGCGTTCAACTTCGTCGGGGACGGGCTGAGGGACGCGCTGGACGCCCGGACATAA
- a CDS encoding ATP-binding protein codes for MFRTLQSRLREPRRFLQVLAGPRQVGKTTLARQAMEALRIRSHYASADEPTLRDRAWIGQQWDIGRLKAAEGDALLVLDEVQKIPGWSEVVKRLWDEDSLKGVPLKCVLLGSSPLLLQRGLTESLAGRFELLHVTHWSFAEMRDAFGWDVERYVFFGGYPGAAPLIEEPQRWSRYIVDSLIETTVSLDLLLMTRVDKPALLRRLFLLGCDYSGQVLSYQKMLGQLQESGNTTTLARYLELLAGAGMLKGIPKYSGKKVLQRGSSPKLQVLNTALMTSQSRSSMPAARRDREYWGRLVESAVGTHLLNGSAGSSMEIYYWRDRNREVDFVLASDEAVVPIEVKSGRVRTGFPGMEAFGKRFSSRRTLVVGGQGIPLEEFLATPVSRWME; via the coding sequence ATGTTCCGGACACTGCAATCGCGACTGCGGGAACCGCGCCGGTTCCTGCAAGTCCTTGCCGGTCCGCGGCAGGTCGGAAAGACGACGCTGGCGCGGCAGGCTATGGAAGCGTTGCGGATCCGGTCCCATTATGCCTCGGCGGACGAGCCCACCTTGCGTGATCGGGCATGGATCGGGCAGCAGTGGGATATCGGCCGCCTGAAGGCGGCGGAAGGCGACGCCCTGCTGGTGCTCGACGAGGTTCAGAAAATCCCCGGCTGGTCGGAAGTCGTGAAGCGGCTCTGGGACGAGGACAGCTTGAAGGGCGTTCCCCTGAAGTGCGTGCTTCTCGGGTCATCGCCGCTTTTGTTGCAGCGGGGATTGACGGAGAGCCTTGCGGGAAGGTTCGAGCTGCTCCATGTCACCCACTGGTCGTTCGCGGAGATGCGGGACGCTTTCGGGTGGGACGTGGAGCGATACGTGTTTTTCGGAGGGTATCCGGGGGCTGCGCCGTTGATCGAAGAACCGCAGCGGTGGTCCCGCTACATCGTCGATTCCCTGATCGAGACGACGGTTTCCCTGGATCTTCTCCTGATGACCCGGGTGGACAAGCCGGCGCTCCTGCGGCGCCTTTTCCTTCTCGGGTGCGATTATTCAGGCCAGGTGCTTTCGTACCAGAAGATGCTCGGACAACTCCAGGAGTCGGGGAACACGACAACCCTTGCACGCTACCTGGAGCTGCTCGCCGGTGCAGGGATGCTGAAAGGTATCCCGAAATATTCCGGAAAGAAAGTCCTGCAGCGGGGATCGAGCCCCAAGCTGCAGGTATTGAACACGGCGCTGATGACATCCCAATCCCGGTCCTCTATGCCGGCGGCGCGGCGGGATCGCGAATACTGGGGGCGGCTCGTGGAATCCGCGGTGGGGACGCACCTGTTGAACGGGAGCGCCGGGTCGTCGATGGAGATCTATTATTGGCGGGACCGGAACCGCGAGGTCGATTTCGTCCTGGCGAGCGACGAGGCGGTCGTTCCCATAGAGGTAAAGAGCGGGCGGGTACGGACAGGGTTTCCCGGCATGGAAGCCTTCGGGAAGCGGTTCTCCTCCCGCAGGACGCTGGTCGTCGGCGGGCAGGGGATCCCGCTGGAGGAATTCCTGGCGACGCCGGTGTCCCGCTGGATGGAGTGA
- the nagZ gene encoding beta-N-acetylhexosaminidase, with amino-acid sequence MIVGRENIASPLWVGFEGTSLPPETARWLAQGLAGGVVLFARNIESPEQVRGLCREVRAAAGEGNPLPLIAVDQEGGLVARFREPFLPEFPPARACTLFGRRGEEVAERFGEAFGAGLRSLGIDVDFAPVLDVASNPENPVIGNRAFSADPNEAARLALAFARGLMSRGVLAVGKHFPGHGDSSTDSHKELPVVRASRETLRGRELLPFRRAVRAGIPGIMTAHVVYPALDPDFPATLSSRILKGLLRETMRYRGTVFSDALEMKAISGHRGMGEAAVLAVRAGCDAVLVCRGEALQEEAIERLERECRDDATFRRSLSSAARRSGRLRAWTASEGRRLPDPKGPEPERTRELSALLRERWEGSGRTSTADRAGNIGEG; translated from the coding sequence ATGATCGTCGGAAGGGAAAACATCGCATCGCCGCTCTGGGTCGGTTTCGAGGGAACCTCGCTCCCGCCGGAGACCGCGCGGTGGCTCGCGCAAGGGCTGGCGGGCGGCGTCGTCCTGTTCGCCCGCAACATCGAGTCTCCTGAACAGGTGCGCGGGCTTTGCAGGGAGGTCCGCGCCGCCGCGGGCGAGGGGAATCCGCTCCCGCTGATCGCGGTCGACCAGGAGGGGGGGCTGGTGGCCCGCTTCCGGGAGCCGTTCCTCCCGGAGTTCCCTCCCGCCCGCGCCTGCACCCTGTTCGGCCGCCGGGGAGAGGAGGTGGCGGAGCGTTTCGGAGAGGCGTTCGGGGCGGGATTGCGGTCGCTGGGGATCGACGTCGATTTCGCCCCCGTGCTCGACGTGGCCTCGAACCCGGAGAACCCCGTGATCGGCAACCGGGCGTTCTCCGCCGACCCGAACGAAGCGGCGCGGCTGGCGCTGGCCTTCGCCCGCGGGCTGATGTCGCGGGGCGTCCTCGCCGTCGGGAAGCACTTTCCGGGGCACGGAGACAGCTCCACGGATTCCCACAAGGAGCTCCCCGTCGTCCGGGCTTCCCGGGAAACGCTCCGCGGGCGGGAGCTGCTCCCCTTCCGCCGCGCGGTCCGGGCGGGGATCCCGGGGATCATGACCGCCCACGTGGTGTATCCCGCGCTCGATCCCGACTTCCCCGCCACGCTGTCCTCAAGGATCCTCAAGGGGCTGCTGCGGGAAACGATGCGCTACCGCGGGACGGTCTTCTCGGACGCGCTGGAGATGAAGGCGATCTCGGGGCATCGCGGGATGGGAGAGGCGGCGGTCCTCGCCGTCAGGGCGGGATGCGACGCGGTGCTGGTCTGCCGCGGGGAAGCGCTCCAGGAGGAGGCGATCGAGCGGCTCGAACGGGAATGCCGGGACGACGCTACATTCCGTCGGTCGCTGTCGTCGGCGGCTCGGCGGTCGGGACGGCTCCGGGCGTGGACGGCGTCGGAGGGACGTCGCCTCCCGGATCCGAAGGGGCCGGAGCCGGAGCGGACCCGGGAGCTGTCGGCGCTGCTGCGGGAGCGCTGGGAAGGTAGCGGGCGAACATCGACGGCCGATAGAGCCGGTAATATTGGAGAAGGTTGA